The window GGAGCCAGTGCCAATGTGGTTACAATGGGTATAGCTGAAGCTAAAGGTTATAGAATGACCTTCATGGGATTTATGAAGATAGCTTTTCCGTTTATGATAATAAGTGTTGTGATTGCTAATTTATGGCTGTTATTGTTTTACTAACTCAAAATCTTGTGCTTTTGTCATGCTGGTGGAGAATAAGCTAAACTCTTAGATCTGGCTCAAGATAAAGTTAATGTTTTTCACTAAATGAATGTAAGGGGGATTAATAGCCCCCTCACATTCATTTTTCTAGAAAATATCAGGATAAACACTTCCAGAATCTACAATCTGCCAACCCCTTGATGTTTTGCCCAAAAGAAGATTAATTTGCCAGCCTATTCGACAGTGACTCAGAATTTCCTCCGGAAGTCTCAACTCAACCATTTCAATTTCAGAAGATAGAGTTGATAAAATAAGCTTTCCCGGCATGATTTCCTCTATCGTAAAATAATCGTCTATTTCCATGTTCCAGGATCTTGGAGGATGAGAGTGAGCATATTCGTATAATAGACGCGCTAACCGCTCAGCAGCGGGTAGCACTCGACTAGCTTCCGCCGCATAGTTCATAGCTTTTTTAGCCTTAACTTTGCTGATAGCTCCCTTGTCACTTAGCCACTTAATAAGCCGTTTGGTCACAGTTCCCGAATAGCGAAGAAGCGACTCTGATGCCGCTACTCGTCTTATCATAAAATCCCCTAAAAAGGTTGAGAGAACCAATACAACCTTTTCAGGCCCGAAGATAGAACAAAATTCAAGCTTTTTCCGCTCGTAAAGCCGTTCGTAAAGTTGCGATTCGGCTTCCGATAGAAAACCATATCCGTAGCTGTCAAGGCAGTGTTCCAGGAGCTGGATAACTACGTAGTAGTTTCGAAAGGTGGCAGGCCTTAATCTTCTGCGTTCTTCTTCAAGAAATTCTTCGAAAAGATCCTTTATGCTTGGTTTTTCTGGGGTAGGGAAAGGAATTACTTGTCCCCGCTGATTTCCCATAGTCATTCCCTGTCTTTGGTAAGGTTTTACATGAAGCCAACGACCCAAACTAACCTTTCGCTTTATATCTTTGTTCCACACTGAGGGCAATACTTAAATGAAGGGTCAAGCAATGTGTTGCAGGATGGGCATCTTAGAGGCTCCGTTGCTCGACGCCAGCCATCCCCCCGATAAGCCTGCTCTTCGGGAACAGTGAAACCGCAGCGGTCACATATGATCAGGGGTTCACCCTTTTTTATGCGAACAATAGGGATAAAAAAAAGACTTATATAGTGGTCTATCCGCTTAAGACGAGCCTGAGTAAGGCCGCAATTGGGACATAACCTTGGAGTATCGTCAATTGTAACCGTCTTTGGCTGGACTCCCCCGATGAAAAAGAAAAACATATTTTTTCAGTTTCCTCCCTCTGTTTCAGGGCTTTTGTTGCACCATTGCTTTTTTAAATTCCATCACCATGTTGTCAAGAATTCTAAGTAAATCGATGTTGTCTTGATGTTCTTCAATGGTTTTTTCAAAAGCACTTCCAATAACTACTCCATCGGCAATCTGCGCAATGCGAGCCGCTTGAGCAGGAGTTGATACACCAAACCCAACACAAACAGGCACAGTTGTCATGGTCTTGATCAATTGAACCATGCGAGATATTTCGTTGTAATCAAGATTGTCTCTGGGGTTGCTGCCTTTTGAGGAAGGGAGAATTTCTTCACTGCCTGTAACACCAGTTTTGGAAATCAAATAAACAAAGCCAGATGAATCCTTGAGTATTTCTCCCATTCGCTCGGGCGTTGTCGTGGGAGCGATAAGCCTTATGAAACTGAACAGTTCTGGTGTCCAGCCATTCCACTTTTCTGTAAATTCTTTTGATTCTTCAGGTGGAAGATCCACTACTAAAACTCCGTCAACTTCTGATTCCAGTGCGTTCTTGTAGAAACGATCTCCACCATAGCGAAAAAGAGGATTATAGTAGCTAAAGAGAAT of the Thermodesulforhabdaceae bacterium genome contains:
- a CDS encoding zinc ribbon domain-containing protein; the encoded protein is MFFFFIGGVQPKTVTIDDTPRLCPNCGLTQARLKRIDHYISLFFIPIVRIKKGEPLIICDRCGFTVPEEQAYRGDGWRRATEPLRCPSCNTLLDPSFKYCPQCGTKI
- the trpA gene encoding tryptophan synthase subunit alpha, yielding MNRIGKVFGKLREKGEKALVGYITAGDPSIEKSFEIAKTLCTAGVDILELGMPFSDPTADGPVIQRASMRALKAGMTLQKAFEFVKRLRKDNIETPVILFSYYNPLFRYGGDRFYKNALESEVDGVLVVDLPPEESKEFTEKWNGWTPELFSFIRLIAPTTTPERMGEILKDSSGFVYLISKTGVTGSEEILPSSKGSNPRDNLDYNEISRMVQLIKTMTTVPVCVGFGVSTPAQAARIAQIADGVVIGSAFEKTIEEHQDNIDLLRILDNMVMEFKKAMVQQKP